TTCGGGGTGGTTCCGCCCGGGGTGGTGGCGGGAGAAGTGATCTCGTCAGAGGTTGGGGACACAGTCACCGCTCCGATCCTACGCTCGCGGTGATGAGCCCATCGGGTGCGTGGTGGTCGTCGTCGAGGGCCCGCTCGACGGCCGCGGCGATCGGATCGAGGACCGCGTCGACCGTGATCGGCCGCCCGACCTCGAGACTCAGCGAGGTCACACCGGCATCGGCGATACCGCACGGCACGATCGCCTCGAACGCCGCCATGTCGGGGTCGACGTTGAGGGCGAAGCCGTGCAGCGCGACACCCCGAGCCACCCGGATGCCGATCTGACCGAGTTTGCGTTCTCCGCTCCGGTTCGGCGCGCTGTCCCGGTCCGTGACCCACACACCCGACCGGCCCTCGACGCGGCCCGTGGCGACTCCCAGGTCGGCGCACACCGTGATCAGGGCCTCCTCGAGTCGCCGG
This sequence is a window from Gordonia insulae. Protein-coding genes within it:
- the lipB gene encoding lipoyl(octanoyl) transferase LipB, yielding MRDRSIRASTAPIEVRRLGVVDYTSAYELQHRLAGERADGALDHDVLLLLEHPSTYTAGKRTEEADRPTDGSPVIDVDRGGRITWHGPGQLVGYPIVRLAEPLDVVEYVRRLEEALITVCADLGVATGRVEGRSGVWVTDRDSAPNRSGERKLGQIGIRVARGVALHGFALNVDPDMAAFEAIVPCGIADAGVTSLSLEVGRPITVDAVLDPIAAAVERALDDDHHAPDGLITASVGSER